Within the Enterococcus hirae ATCC 9790 genome, the region ACGACAGGATTGATGAGTCACTGACAAGCCAATTGAATCTTCATTCTCCCCCTTCCCCTGGGTAATCGGAGACAACACAAAAAAATCAAAATAACCTTTGATCCAATCACCCTGCCTGACTTCACAAATAGTAGTTCCTGCTTTTTCCAATTTCTGCAACTGCGTATGGAGCCAGGTGCTTTTGCCAGCTCCCCAACCAATATAAATCGTATCGATCTTGAAATGTTTTGCTAATGTCGTGATTTCTCCCACATGATCGATATCGTCATGCGTTAATATCAGTTTATTGATGTGTCGGATGCCATTTCCTTTTAAAAATGGGACAAGATTGAACTCTGCAGGTGGTCTAACCCTTCGCTCTTGCCAAGCTTCTTTTTGAAAACTCAATTTTCCACCAGTATCAATCATAACGATTTCTTTTAAAAACGGCGCTTTAAAAAGAATACTGTCTCCTTGCCCTACGTCGTTGAAAGTGATACTACTTCCGAATTGAAGAAAACGACCAAAAATGAGAATAATGGGCACAAGGAGTGCAGCGGTCACGCATTGACAAGGTTTATGTTGTTTTTTCTCTATAAGCCATAAAAGAAAGCCTAAACTAAATATTAACAACCAGCCATTCGGTCGCCCAATCACTAGATTGGCAAATCTCAACGAATCTAGTAATCTCTCGAAATGGACTAAATAAGAATCAAGCAACTCGCTAACACTTGGAGGTAATACCCTGCCAAAAACAAATAAAAACGTCAAACAAGGAAGAAATACTTTCTTAAAAACAGGAGCAAAAAGAAGAGTCAACATACTCCCTAATAGTGGCCACTCATAAAAATGCCAAGCTGTCAGTGGCATGATGCCGATACTAAATAACACGATAGTAGTGAACTTTTGAAACTTAGTGGTTGGGCGAGACAACAAAAGAAAGAAGAAGCTCATTCCTAAACTTAGCTGGCCCTCTACTTGGAAAAGACAAAGCGGCTCGATCAGCAAAAGTATCCATAAAATAATCGAATAATGATCGAAAGAAGAAAATTTGACATTGAGGAGTTTTAGCCCTAATTTCAATAAGAATGACAGCCCCGCTCTTTTCACTGACACAGAGCCCCCAGATAAGCTAAAATACCCCAAAGTCCCCCCAACTAGTGGGAGATAACTAGCAGTTAATGTCATCCCTCCTCTGCGAAACAGATAATAGAGCCAACCTAAGTAAGTTTGGATGTGCATGCCTGACAAACTGAATAAATGAAGTAAGCCAGTTTCTTTATATGTGTCTTCTGATGCTAAAAACTGACTATCTTTATAGCCAAAGATCAAAGCATTCATATAGACACTCACCTTGTGACTAAAGTGTTCTTGAATAAACGTAATAGACCTTCCTCGTGTTCTGCTCAGCATATTCTGCCAAGCATTACGATTCAAATGTTCTTTGATCTGGCGTATCTGAAATCGTCCTTTGATCCGATGTATTTGGTCATACTTTTTTTGATCAAACCCATAAGGATTCCTTTGTTTGGAAGTTTCTTGGTAATCCCCGACTACAATTAATTCAATCGCTTCATGTCTAAGAACAAGAAAAGAATTTCTTTCTTGTTCAGATTTGGCATAATAGCTGCAAGAAATCTTTTGCTTGTCCGTTGTGTGCCCAATAAAAGTCACTAAATCTCCATTCATTTTCACTGTGTCTGAGGCGACCATGATACGTTCCAACGTCCTTTGATCATCGATTGGTTTTGTTTCTTTAAGCCAGCAAGAAAATAAAACCAGCGTACTACAAATGAGACTTAAACCAATAATTTGTTTATTTTCTTTCCGTAAAAAAACAAAAAAATCCAGCGAAAATCAAACGATAATGCCATCTGTCTGTATAATAAAACAAACAAATAAAAATCGAAGAAATCGCTGGAAAAATGAATCGATTCTGTGCTTGATCACAAAATCTACTAAACATGTTCTCCTGATAATTCTTTTTGGAGTTTAGAAAAGTGAGTAGAATCCAATGATACTTGATGAACAGTTGCACCTAATTGTTCGATCAATGATTGTGCATACGGATCATTTCGATAATCATGTAAATAGTTGATTTTTTTGATTCCTGCTTGTAATAAGGCTTTTGTACAAGCTAAACAAGGGAAATGAGTCACGTAAATCTCTGCGCCCTCCGTAGGTATGCCTAGTTTTGCACATTGTAATAAAGCATTCATTTCCGCATGGATCGTTCGCAAGCAATGACCATCGACGATATAACAGCCTTCATCAATGCAATGAACATCCCCGCTAACAGCGCCATTGTAGCCTCCAGCAATGATCCGTTTTTCTCTTACTAAAGTTGCGCCGACTTCTAATCGTGTACAAGTACTTCTCAATGATAATAATACTGCTTGAGCCATAAAATATTGGTCCCAAGGAATCCGTTCATTGCTCATATTAGCCACCTCTATCGTTTATTCTATAGTAATTGTAACGAAGTTTTTGATTTTTTCAACTGTCTTCTGACCAATTCCGTCTATTTCTTGAAGCTCGTCAATACTTTTGAACGATCCATTATCTTGTCTATACTGAATAATTTCTCGGGCTTTTTTTTCACCGATCCCCGGTATTTGTTGCAATTGCGAAAGATCAGCAGTATTAAGATGCACTCGATCTGGGTTTGTGTCCACTGAATCTAGCGTCGCTAGACTAGCATTTGAGCTTTCTGGAATTTCTTCTCCTACTTCAGGAACGTACAGCATTTGTTGATCCGTTATTTTTGCTGCAAAGTTGATCTGTTTCTCGTCAGCTGATTCCGTCAGCCCACCTGCTTTTTGAATAACATCAAAGACCCGATCTTCTGCCACAAAAGCGTACATTCCAGGTTGTTTCACCGCTCCTTTCACATCGACATAAATCACTGACCTAGTCGATGTACTCACCGTTTCATCAATTGGTTTCGTTTCAGAACTGTTCTTTTCCGGAGCTTCAATCGATTGGTTTGTCAAAAATAGTTGATCCTTTTTACTTGATTGACTGAAAAAATGAACCATCATTCCACCAAGGATGATGACCCCTATGATGCCAAAGATCCCTCCGATCACAAATTTTGGTGAAGAAAAGTTGGTAGTATAGAAACGCTTTCGTTTGTTCTTCCATTCTTCGCTCATTGTGACTATTTTCCGATTGGCTTCCTTTCATTAAATTATGAAGAAGTTTTTTCTCTTCATGATTAAATACGTCAAACCATTTTTCTACATGAAAATAAACCTACTTTTGGGACAATTATTTTATGAAGAATGAATCTTTCATACCTTTAAACATTTCAGGAATAGGCGTTGACCTAGGGTCTATATTTCTCTTTTCATTACCTAGCAAAAACCATCAAAATCAC harbors:
- a CDS encoding ComE operon protein 2 — encoded protein: MSNERIPWDQYFMAQAVLLSLRSTCTRLEVGATLVREKRIIAGGYNGAVSGDVHCIDEGCYIVDGHCLRTIHAEMNALLQCAKLGIPTEGAEIYVTHFPCLACTKALLQAGIKKINYLHDYRNDPYAQSLIEQLGATVHQVSLDSTHFSKLQKELSGEHV
- a CDS encoding DNA internalization-related competence protein ComEC/Rec2, producing MERIMVASDTVKMNGDLVTFIGHTTDKQKISCSYYAKSEQERNSFLVLRHEAIELIVVGDYQETSKQRNPYGFDQKKYDQIHRIKGRFQIRQIKEHLNRNAWQNMLSRTRGRSITFIQEHFSHKVSVYMNALIFGYKDSQFLASEDTYKETGLLHLFSLSGMHIQTYLGWLYYLFRRGGMTLTASYLPLVGGTLGYFSLSGGSVSVKRAGLSFLLKLGLKLLNVKFSSFDHYSIILWILLLIEPLCLFQVEGQLSLGMSFFFLLLSRPTTKFQKFTTIVLFSIGIMPLTAWHFYEWPLLGSMLTLLFAPVFKKVFLPCLTFLFVFGRVLPPSVSELLDSYLVHFERLLDSLRFANLVIGRPNGWLLIFSLGFLLWLIEKKQHKPCQCVTAALLVPIILIFGRFLQFGSSITFNDVGQGDSILFKAPFLKEIVMIDTGGKLSFQKEAWQERRVRPPAEFNLVPFLKGNGIRHINKLILTHDDIDHVGEITTLAKHFKIDTIYIGWGAGKSTWLHTQLQKLEKAGTTICEVRQGDWIKGYFDFFVLSPITQGKGENEDSIGLSVTHQSCRFLFLGDLDQHAEEKIGNAYPDLKADVIKLGHHGSRTSSHPQFISQLEATYGVLSCGVNNLFGHPHEDVLATLKQNKVTPLRTDRQGAITFKWHPFWYPNGKIHTMID
- a CDS encoding helix-hairpin-helix domain-containing protein produces the protein MSEEWKNKRKRFYTTNFSSPKFVIGGIFGIIGVIILGGMMVHFFSQSSKKDQLFLTNQSIEAPEKNSSETKPIDETVSTSTRSVIYVDVKGAVKQPGMYAFVAEDRVFDVIQKAGGLTESADEKQINFAAKITDQQMLYVPEVGEEIPESSNASLATLDSVDTNPDRVHLNTADLSQLQQIPGIGEKKAREIIQYRQDNGSFKSIDELQEIDGIGQKTVEKIKNFVTITIE